In one Neobacillus sp. WH10 genomic region, the following are encoded:
- a CDS encoding IS3 family transposase, with amino-acid sequence MQAHSDEHAVVKMCKVLKVSSSRYYKWLNKQSKPQSKKDAYRLEIQQKICKSFHESYGTYGSPRVHDDLVEWGYTISQKTVARMMKEMGLTATPKEKFVITTDSNHDLNTYPNLLNRQFNVEEPNQAWVSDITYIWTLEGWVYLSSVMDLFSRKIVGWSLSSHMKKELSIQALNMAIISRRPGEGLIHHSDRGSQYCSHDYIDSLKEKKMQISMSRKGDPYDNACIESFHATIKKDLIYRRRFTTRAEAVKAINHYIGSFYNEKRKHSTLGNCSPNQFERTHQKLAWGKIS; translated from the coding sequence ATTCAAGCTCATTCTGATGAACACGCTGTAGTGAAGATGTGTAAAGTGCTAAAAGTTTCATCAAGTCGCTATTATAAATGGCTAAATAAACAATCTAAACCTCAATCTAAGAAAGATGCCTATCGCCTAGAGATCCAGCAAAAAATTTGTAAATCATTTCATGAGAGTTACGGGACTTATGGAAGTCCTAGAGTTCATGATGACTTAGTTGAATGGGGATATACGATCTCACAAAAAACAGTAGCTCGTATGATGAAAGAAATGGGATTAACCGCTACACCAAAAGAAAAGTTTGTGATTACGACAGATTCTAATCATGATTTAAACACTTATCCTAATTTACTCAATCGTCAATTCAATGTAGAAGAACCTAATCAAGCATGGGTATCTGATATTACGTACATTTGGACGCTTGAGGGATGGGTTTATTTATCATCTGTTATGGATTTATTCTCCAGAAAGATTGTAGGTTGGAGTCTTTCTTCGCATATGAAAAAAGAGTTATCTATACAAGCGTTGAATATGGCTATTATATCTAGGCGACCTGGTGAAGGGTTAATTCATCACTCTGACCGTGGTTCTCAGTATTGTTCCCATGATTATATTGATAGTTTGAAAGAGAAAAAAATGCAAATTAGTATGAGTAGAAAAGGCGATCCTTATGATAATGCTTGTATTGAGTCTTTCCATGCCACAATCAAGAAAGATTTAATTTACAGAAGACGTTTTACCACTAGGGCAGAAGCTGTAAAGGCGATTAATCATTATATAGGTAGCTTCTACAATGAAAAAAGGAAACATTCAACATTAGGGAACTGTTCACCTAATCAATTTGAGAGAACTCACCAAAAATTAGCTTGGGGAAAAATCTCATAA